Part of the Persephonella hydrogeniphila genome is shown below.
AAAATCTGCCAGTTCAAAGGCTGGAAACTGATAAAAACAGCTCTTAAATAGAGTTGGGGAGTAGTTCAGCTGGCAGAACACCGGTCTTTGGAACCGGGTGTCGCAGGTTCGAGTCCTGCCTCCCCAGCCATTTATCTAAATCCCTTAATAAAATGGAGGTACATTTTTGAGTAAACATTTAAAGCTTATAAGTGGAAACGCTAATATAGAGTTTGCCCAGAAAGTTGCAGAGTATCTCCATACATCTTTAGTTGACACCCTTGTAACGAGATTCTCCGATGGCGAAATCAGAGTACAGATAAAGGAAAATGTTAGAGGAGCTGATGTATTTGTAATTCAGTCCCTCACATCTCCTGTTAACGATCATATAATGGAACTACTTCTTATACTTGATGCTTTGAAAAGATCATCTACCCATAGAATAACAGCTGTTATTCCTTATTTCGCTTACGCAAGGCAGGACAGAAAAGACAGACCACGTGTTCCTATATCTGCAAAGCTTCTGGCAGACCTGATACAGAAAGCAGGTGCAGATAGAGTACTTACAGTAGACCTCCATTCAGCACAGATACAGGGATTTTTTGACTGTCCTGTTGATAATCTCTACGCTCTTCCAGTGATTTTAGAGTACCTTAAGAAAAAAGAGCTTCCTAATATGGTTGTTGTATCTCCAGATGCAGGTGGAGTTGAAAGGGCACGGATGCTCGCAAACAGGCTTGGAGCAAGTCTCGCAATTATCTACAAGAAAAGACCTGCCCCTAATGTTGTTGAAACATTAGATGTAATCGGAGATATAGAAGGAAAAAATGCAATTATCATAGATGACATTATAGACACTGCAGGAACAATCGTAGCAGCTGCCAACATGCTCAAAGAAAAAGGAGCAAAATCCGTTATTGCAGCATGTACACATCCTGTTTTCTCTGGACCGGCTGTAGACAGGCTGACGAACTCAGAGATAGAAGAAGTCATCGTAACAGACAGTATTCCTACTGCAGGAAAAGAGTTTGATAAATTAACTGTACTGTCTATAGCAGATCTTGTAGGAGAAGCAATAAAAAGAATAAACATAGAAAGCTCAGTAAGCTCACTGTTTGTTTAAGGAGGTAAAGAAAAAAATGATTCAGAGAATTCAGTGGAATGCAATTCCAAGAACACCTGGTAAGAAAAGTGAGGTAAAAGAATACAGAAAAAAAGGATATATTCCTGTTGAGATTTACGGAAAAGGTCATGAAAATGCCCACGCATATATATACTGGAAAGATTTGGCAGACAGACCTTCTGGGATGTTTTTGATTGACCTGAAAATAGAAGGAGAAGAAGAGCCTAAAGTATGTATCTTAAAAGATATCCAGTATAACTATCTTGGTGATCAGCCTATACATGTTGACCTTTATGAGGTAACTTTTGGAGTCGAACTTGACGTTGAAGTTCCTGTTGAACTGGTTGGAAAACCAAAAGGACTTGAGGTTGGTGGAATATTAGAAAAACCACTTCATACAATAATAGTTAGAACTGTTCCAAGAAAAATACCAGAAAAGATTACTGTGGATGTGTCTAATCTTGATGTAGGAGACGTTCTCCACGTCAGAGATATAACCCCTCCAGAAGGAGTAAAAATAATGACCCCTGGAGATGAGGTTGTTGCTGTCGTTCTTGAACCAGAAGTTGAAGAAGTGATTGAAGAAGAAACGGAAGAAGCAACAGAAACTGCATAATTAGATGATAAAAGCTGTTATCGGTCTGGGAAATCCCGGAAAGCAGTATGAAAAAACCCGCCACAACATCGGTTTTATGGTTGCCGATGCTGTGGCATCTTTATTGAAATGTAACAGGAAATATAAAGAAAAATGCTTCTCCCACATATACGAATGTCCAGACCACGACCTTATCATAGCAAAACCCCAGACTTACATGAACAATAGTGGAATAGCAGTTAAGAACATCATGGAAGACTACAATCTTTCTCCAGAAGAAATCCTTGTTATATATGATGACTTAGATCTTCCTTTGGGAACTATAAGACTAAGGAAAAAAGGTTCAAGTGGTGGACACAGAGGAATGAAGTCTATCATAGAAAACATAAAAACAGAAAATTTTCCCAGATTGAAAATAGGGATAGGAAGACCTGAGAGAAAAGAACAGGTAGTTGATTATGTACTTTCTCCTTTTTCTAAAGAACAGCAGATACTTGTAGAAAAAGTTATTCAGTCAGCAGCCCAGTGTATACTAAATGTGTTAAAATATGGTATTGATAAATCTATGAATTTTTGCAACCAAAAAATAGTGTAAATCCTTGCTTCCGGCTTAGACCGGAGGCTGATTATAAATCAACCAAAAGGAGGTATGTAAGTTGCGTTACTACGAACTTGTTTTTGTTTTGAAGCCAACCATGACAGAAGAAGAAATGGCTTCAAAATTAGAATCTATTCAGAATCTTATCACCTCAAACGGTGGAGAGATTTACAATGTTGACAAATGGGGAAGAAGGGAGCTCGCTTACCCTATCCAGAACTTTAACTCCGGTTATTATTTCATACTGAACTTTAAAACAGAAAACTCAGAACTTCCCGGAAAATTAGAGTACAACCTGAGATTAGATGAAGATGTAATCAGATTTTTAAACTTCAAAACAAAACCCCCAAAGAAAGAAGAAACTGCTGAAGCTGTAGCTGAAGAAGAAGGAGCATAAAATGCTTAACAAGGTTTTTCTAATTGGAAGACTTACCAGAGATCCGGAGATAAGATTTTTGCCCAGTGGTTCACAGGTAACAAGTTTTACACTTGCTGTAAACAGATCTTACAGGGTAAATAATGAGTGGAAGGAAGAGACTTACTTCTTTGATATTGAAGCCTTTGGAAGTTTAGCAGAGAGATTGGGAAAACAGCTTAATAAAGGAACTCAAATACTTGTAGAAGGACAGCTCAGACAGGATAGGTGGGAAACCGCTTCCGGTGAGAAAAGAACAAAAGTAAAAGTAGTAGCTGAAAAAGTAAATATAAT
Proteins encoded:
- a CDS encoding 50S ribosomal protein L25/general stress protein Ctc, yielding MQRIQWNAIPRTPGKKSEVKEYRKKGYIPVEIYGKGHENAHAYIYWKDLADRPSGMFLIDLKIEGEEEPKVCILKDIQYNYLGDQPIHVDLYEVTFGVELDVEVPVELVGKPKGLEVGGILEKPLHTIIVRTVPRKIPEKITVDVSNLDVGDVLHVRDITPPEGVKIMTPGDEVVAVVLEPEVEEVIEEETEEATETA
- a CDS encoding single-stranded DNA-binding protein, whose translation is MLNKVFLIGRLTRDPEIRFLPSGSQVTSFTLAVNRSYRVNNEWKEETYFFDIEAFGSLAERLGKQLNKGTQILVEGQLRQDRWETASGEKRTKVKVVAEKVNIISGKTSEKPVEKEEEPELDITTEPEDFSSDEDVPF
- a CDS encoding ribose-phosphate diphosphokinase, whose translation is MSKHLKLISGNANIEFAQKVAEYLHTSLVDTLVTRFSDGEIRVQIKENVRGADVFVIQSLTSPVNDHIMELLLILDALKRSSTHRITAVIPYFAYARQDRKDRPRVPISAKLLADLIQKAGADRVLTVDLHSAQIQGFFDCPVDNLYALPVILEYLKKKELPNMVVVSPDAGGVERARMLANRLGASLAIIYKKRPAPNVVETLDVIGDIEGKNAIIIDDIIDTAGTIVAAANMLKEKGAKSVIAACTHPVFSGPAVDRLTNSEIEEVIVTDSIPTAGKEFDKLTVLSIADLVGEAIKRINIESSVSSLFV
- the rpsF gene encoding 30S ribosomal protein S6 — translated: MRYYELVFVLKPTMTEEEMASKLESIQNLITSNGGEIYNVDKWGRRELAYPIQNFNSGYYFILNFKTENSELPGKLEYNLRLDEDVIRFLNFKTKPPKKEETAEAVAEEEGA
- the pth gene encoding aminoacyl-tRNA hydrolase, whose product is MIKAVIGLGNPGKQYEKTRHNIGFMVADAVASLLKCNRKYKEKCFSHIYECPDHDLIIAKPQTYMNNSGIAVKNIMEDYNLSPEEILVIYDDLDLPLGTIRLRKKGSSGGHRGMKSIIENIKTENFPRLKIGIGRPERKEQVVDYVLSPFSKEQQILVEKVIQSAAQCILNVLKYGIDKSMNFCNQKIV